One stretch of Desulfobaccales bacterium DNA includes these proteins:
- the ispG gene encoding flavodoxin-dependent (E)-4-hydroxy-3-methylbut-2-enyl-diphosphate synthase: MISRRPSRAIRVGSVQVGGGAPISVQSMTNTDPHDVAATLAQVERLAQAGCDLVRLAVPDREAAAAFAAVKEKSPVPLIADIHFNYRLALAALEAGADCIRINPGNLGGAEKTRVVVRACQERGVPLRLGVNAGSLEADLLARHGGPTAAALVESALRWIEQFEDWGFFDFKISLKSSDVLITVAAYRELAVRVDYPLHLGVTEAGGLIAGTVKSALGIGLLLAEGIGDTLRVSLTRDPVEEVRVGFEILRALHLRERGVELISCPTCGRCQIDLFGLAEEAERRLLNVATPLKVAIMGCVVNGPGEAREADVGIAGGKGVGALFKKGELVRQVPEAELLTVLLREVAALTGEEIP, from the coding sequence ATGATTTCCCGGCGCCCCAGTCGGGCCATCCGGGTGGGGTCGGTGCAGGTGGGGGGCGGCGCTCCCATTTCGGTGCAGTCCATGACCAATACCGATCCCCATGATGTGGCGGCCACCCTGGCTCAGGTGGAGCGCCTGGCCCAGGCGGGTTGCGACCTGGTGCGCCTGGCGGTGCCCGACCGGGAGGCCGCGGCCGCCTTTGCGGCAGTGAAGGAAAAAAGCCCGGTGCCCCTCATCGCCGACATCCACTTCAACTACCGGCTGGCTCTGGCGGCCCTGGAAGCCGGGGCCGACTGCATCCGCATCAACCCGGGGAACCTGGGCGGGGCAGAGAAGACCCGGGTAGTGGTGCGGGCCTGTCAGGAGCGGGGGGTGCCGCTCCGGCTGGGGGTGAATGCCGGCTCGCTGGAGGCCGACCTCCTGGCCCGCCACGGCGGCCCCACCGCCGCCGCCCTGGTGGAGAGCGCGCTGCGCTGGATTGAGCAATTTGAGGATTGGGGCTTTTTTGACTTCAAGATTTCCCTCAAATCCTCCGATGTGCTGATTACGGTGGCGGCCTACCGGGAGCTGGCGGTCCGGGTGGATTATCCGTTGCACCTGGGGGTGACGGAGGCGGGGGGCCTCATCGCCGGCACAGTAAAGTCAGCCTTGGGGATCGGGTTATTGTTGGCTGAGGGGATCGGCGATACCCTGCGCGTCTCCCTTACCCGGGATCCGGTGGAGGAGGTGCGGGTGGGGTTTGAGATCCTCCGGGCGCTGCACCTCCGGGAACGGGGGGTGGAGCTCATCTCCTGCCCCACCTGCGGCCGCTGCCAGATCGACCTCTTCGGGCTGGCAGAGGAGGCGGAGCGGCGCCTGCTGAACGTGGCCACGCCGTTGAAGGTGGCCATCATGGGCTGCGTGGTCAACGGCCCCGGGGAGGCCCGGGAGGCGGATGTGGGCATTGCGGGGGGGAAGGGCGTGGGGGCCCTGTTCAAGAAAGGCGAGCTGGTGCGCCAGGTGCCGGAGGCGGAGTTGCTCACGGTTCTGCTCCGCGAGGTGGCCGCCCTCACCGGGGAGGAAATCCCGTGA
- the glgA gene encoding glycogen synthase GlgA, with protein MRVLFVASEAVPFAKTGGLADVIGALPRALMELGLEVRVLMPAYGQVKQGKIPLKVAAEDLQGYLGWQPLAFNLLTPAEGDHPFCFVERDEFFERSQLYGTPKGDYFDNLERFAFFCSTVPAVCQAMGFKPEVIHCHDWQAALVPVYLRHRWGATPLAGAKTLLTIHNLAYQGLFPKEKFPLLGLDWSLFCIDGLEFYDQINLLKGGIVFADAISTVSRGYSKEIQTPEFGYGLEGVLASRAEALFGIVNGVDYRDWNPATDPLIPHHYSPEDLSGKVKNKMALMAAYNLDLRLANQPLMGIISRLADQKGFDLVAQVLPELMARDLPVVILGTGDEKYHRWLAEVAPKYPGKLGVKIAFDNALAHLIEAGADIFLMPSRYEPCGLNQLYSLKYGTVPVVRATGGLADTVAPVDVKTGTGTGFLFREYSAEAFIRAINEAVAAYKDRELWQKIMLNGMTQDWSWNASAKEYLTLYERLLTR; from the coding sequence ATGCGGGTCTTGTTTGTGGCTTCCGAGGCGGTGCCTTTCGCCAAAACCGGGGGACTGGCGGATGTCATCGGCGCCCTGCCCCGGGCCCTGATGGAGCTGGGGCTGGAGGTGCGGGTGCTCATGCCCGCTTACGGCCAGGTGAAGCAGGGCAAAATCCCCCTGAAGGTGGCGGCGGAGGACCTGCAGGGATACCTGGGCTGGCAGCCGTTGGCCTTCAACCTGCTGACGCCGGCTGAAGGCGATCACCCTTTTTGCTTTGTGGAGCGGGATGAGTTCTTCGAGCGCAGCCAGCTCTACGGCACCCCCAAGGGGGACTATTTCGACAATCTGGAGCGCTTCGCCTTTTTCTGCTCCACCGTGCCGGCGGTCTGCCAGGCCATGGGATTCAAGCCGGAGGTCATCCACTGCCATGACTGGCAGGCGGCCCTGGTGCCGGTTTATTTACGGCACCGTTGGGGGGCCACGCCCCTGGCCGGCGCCAAGACGCTCCTCACCATCCATAACCTGGCCTATCAAGGGCTCTTCCCCAAGGAGAAATTCCCCCTCCTGGGGCTGGACTGGTCGCTGTTCTGTATCGACGGCCTGGAGTTTTACGACCAGATCAATCTGCTCAAAGGCGGCATCGTCTTTGCCGACGCCATCAGCACCGTCAGCCGGGGCTACAGCAAGGAGATCCAGACCCCGGAGTTCGGCTACGGCCTGGAGGGGGTGCTGGCCAGCCGGGCGGAGGCGCTCTTCGGCATCGTCAACGGGGTGGATTACCGGGACTGGAACCCCGCCACCGACCCCCTCATCCCCCATCACTACAGCCCCGAGGATTTAAGCGGCAAGGTCAAAAACAAGATGGCCCTGATGGCGGCCTACAACCTGGACCTTCGGCTCGCCAACCAGCCGCTCATGGGCATCATCTCCCGGCTGGCGGACCAGAAGGGCTTTGACCTGGTGGCCCAGGTGCTGCCGGAGCTCATGGCCCGGGACCTGCCGGTGGTGATTTTGGGCACCGGCGACGAGAAATACCACCGCTGGCTGGCGGAAGTGGCCCCCAAATACCCCGGCAAGCTGGGGGTGAAGATCGCCTTTGACAACGCCCTGGCCCACCTCATCGAAGCCGGGGCCGACATCTTCCTCATGCCCTCCCGCTATGAGCCCTGCGGCCTCAATCAGCTCTACTCCCTCAAGTACGGCACCGTGCCGGTGGTCCGGGCCACCGGGGGGCTGGCGGACACGGTGGCGCCGGTGGATGTGAAGACCGGCACCGGCACCGGCTTCCTCTTCCGGGAATACTCCGCCGAGGCCTTCATCCGGGCCATCAACGAGGCGGTGGCGGCTTACAAAGACCGGGAGCTGTGGCAGAAGATCATGCTCAACGGCATGACCCAGGACTGGTCCTGGAACGCCTCGGCCAAGGAATACCTCACCCTGTACGAGCGGCTGCTGACCAGGTGA
- the dtd gene encoding D-aminoacyl-tRNA deacylase, protein MRAVVQRVKEAWVRVNGEEVARIGPGMLVLAGVAADDTEADAAALAQKLAHLRLFPEGERLMHLSLVDLGYEALVVSQFTILGDCRKGRRPSFDLAAPPEQAERLYEELVSQLRQLGIPTATGRFRQMMEVGLINDGPVTLLLDTKKVF, encoded by the coding sequence ATGCGGGCGGTGGTGCAGCGGGTGAAGGAGGCCTGGGTGCGGGTGAACGGCGAGGAGGTGGCCCGCATCGGGCCGGGGATGCTGGTGTTGGCGGGGGTGGCGGCGGACGACACCGAGGCGGACGCCGCGGCCCTGGCGCAAAAGCTGGCCCATCTCCGCCTCTTCCCCGAGGGGGAGCGCCTCATGCACCTATCGCTTGTGGATCTGGGCTATGAGGCCCTGGTGGTGAGCCAGTTCACCATTTTGGGGGACTGCCGCAAGGGTCGGCGGCCCTCCTTTGACCTGGCGGCGCCGCCGGAGCAGGCGGAGCGGCTGTATGAAGAGTTGGTGAGCCAGTTGCGGCAGTTGGGAATTCCCACGGCCACCGGCCGCTTCCGGCAGATGATGGAGGTGGGCCTGATCAACGACGGCCCGGTGACCCTGCTGTTGGACACCAAGAAGGTGTTCTAA
- a CDS encoding NYN domain-containing protein, with protein sequence MARKVGVYVDSMNIMRSGGYGMRYEVVRRLADQDGNEVLRLNAYVALDEERAASDPTYKSTLNFILTLRDLGFKVVEKPIRWFTDESGRTYGKANLDMDMALDIISQSDRLDLIYLFTGDGDFCSVVNIVQAKGCRVELVAFNNVSARLRREVDLFIPGYLIPNLLPTAQAEAGAPSWGEPGSRVRGVCTKFFQDRHYGFLRFMHSLGKFWVTDTRLEESPYTSVFFLEKDLPRGVPPEHLPSRDYILEFTLSETEKGLVAGEIELVYKY encoded by the coding sequence ATGGCCAGAAAAGTGGGAGTCTATGTGGACTCCATGAACATCATGCGCAGCGGCGGCTACGGCATGCGCTACGAAGTGGTGCGCCGGCTGGCGGACCAGGACGGCAACGAGGTCCTGCGCCTCAATGCCTACGTGGCCCTGGACGAGGAGCGGGCCGCCTCCGATCCCACCTACAAGAGCACCCTGAACTTCATCCTGACGTTGCGGGACCTGGGCTTCAAGGTGGTGGAGAAGCCCATCCGCTGGTTCACGGATGAATCCGGCCGCACCTACGGCAAGGCCAATCTGGACATGGATATGGCCCTGGACATCATCTCCCAGTCCGACCGCCTGGACCTCATCTACCTCTTCACCGGGGACGGGGATTTCTGCAGCGTGGTGAACATCGTCCAGGCCAAGGGCTGTCGGGTGGAGCTGGTGGCCTTCAACAATGTTTCGGCCCGCCTCAGGCGGGAGGTGGATCTGTTCATTCCCGGGTATCTCATTCCCAATCTGTTGCCCACGGCCCAGGCCGAGGCCGGGGCGCCGTCCTGGGGGGAGCCCGGCAGCCGGGTCAGGGGAGTGTGCACCAAGTTCTTCCAGGACCGGCACTACGGTTTTCTGCGCTTCATGCATTCCCTGGGCAAGTTCTGGGTCACCGACACCCGCCTGGAGGAGTCTCCTTACACGTCGGTGTTCTTCCTGGAAAAGGACCTGCCCCGGGGGGTGCCGCCGGAGCACCTCCCCAGCCGGGATTACATTCTCGAATTCACCTTGAGCGAGACGGAAAAAGGGCTGGTGGCCGGCGAGATTGAGCTGGTCTATAAATATTAA
- a CDS encoding flagellar hook assembly protein FlgD, whose translation MAASTTAAPAAATGAASQFTLPVKTMGKEDFLKLLVTQLRYQDPMSPEDPKDFVAQLAQFSSLEQQLNANTNLVAVGKVVQHLADSLGMSRGVALLGKTVRGVGNALTISGGRGVSATYQLPQDAKQVTVTIFDASGKTIRTLELGSQAAGLRQFTWDGKDAQGKTVADGSYSYQVRAVDSKGVGLEVTNYFTGTVQEVYQDAGGVWVKVDGRPVLVDNIISVGAN comes from the coding sequence ATGGCCGCCAGCACCACTGCCGCACCAGCCGCCGCCACTGGCGCAGCCAGCCAGTTCACCCTGCCCGTCAAGACCATGGGCAAGGAGGATTTCCTCAAACTCCTGGTCACCCAGCTGCGTTACCAGGACCCCATGTCACCGGAGGATCCCAAGGATTTTGTGGCCCAGCTGGCGCAATTCAGCTCCCTGGAGCAGCAGCTCAACGCCAACACCAACCTGGTGGCGGTGGGCAAGGTGGTGCAGCACCTGGCCGACTCCCTGGGCATGTCCCGGGGGGTGGCGCTTTTGGGGAAGACTGTGCGGGGGGTGGGCAACGCCCTCACCATCTCCGGCGGCCGGGGGGTGAGCGCCACCTACCAGCTCCCCCAGGATGCCAAACAGGTCACCGTCACCATCTTCGACGCCTCCGGCAAGACCATCCGCACCCTGGAGCTGGGAAGCCAGGCCGCCGGTCTGCGCCAGTTCACCTGGGACGGCAAGGACGCCCAGGGCAAGACCGTGGCCGACGGCAGCTACTCCTACCAGGTGCGGGCCGTGGACAGCAAGGGAGTGGGCCTAGAAGTGACCAATTACTTCACCGGCACGGTGCAGGAGGTCTATCAGGACGCCGGCGGCGTCTGGGTCAAGGTGGACGGCCGGCCCGTGCTGGTGGACAACATCATCTCCGTGGGCGCCAACTGA
- a CDS encoding fused MFS/spermidine synthase, which yields MTQEQSSPRQTQWPAGDWFLDRGSPADLIAYERQEVLVRGRTAFQEYEIFTSSIFGQVLVLDDRVQSASRDEFIYHEALVQPVMVAHPEPRRVMIMGGGEGATLREVLRHQCVSEAVMVDIDAELVEVCRKWLPSFHQGAFDDPRTRLVVADARGWLAQQPDGAFDVIIVDLPEPLEAGPALTLFTREMYDLIRRKLTPLGLMSVQSGSAGVAGQLMPDIYHTLKAVFPRVMPYVAFVSSFMDLYGFHVAGGETFTWPTEAEVAARLKARGVTGLQWFSPEYSVAVGRLPLYLQNRLEEQGRLLTDEQPFGPRRPGERIFY from the coding sequence ATGACCCAGGAGCAGTCCTCCCCCCGCCAGACCCAGTGGCCGGCGGGGGATTGGTTTCTGGACCGGGGCAGCCCCGCGGACCTCATCGCCTACGAGCGCCAGGAGGTCCTCGTCCGGGGCCGCACCGCCTTTCAGGAGTATGAGATCTTCACCAGCTCCATCTTCGGCCAGGTGCTGGTGCTGGATGACCGGGTGCAGTCCGCCTCCCGGGATGAATTCATCTACCATGAGGCCCTGGTGCAGCCGGTGATGGTGGCCCATCCTGAGCCCCGCCGGGTGATGATCATGGGGGGCGGGGAGGGGGCCACCCTCAGGGAGGTCCTCCGCCATCAATGCGTCAGCGAAGCGGTGATGGTGGACATCGACGCCGAGCTGGTGGAGGTGTGCAGAAAGTGGCTCCCCAGCTTCCACCAGGGTGCCTTCGATGACCCCCGCACCCGCTTGGTGGTGGCCGACGCCCGGGGCTGGCTGGCACAGCAGCCGGATGGCGCCTTTGACGTCATCATCGTGGATCTGCCCGAGCCCCTGGAGGCCGGCCCGGCCCTCACGCTCTTCACCCGGGAAATGTACGACCTCATCCGCCGGAAACTCACGCCCCTGGGGTTGATGTCAGTACAGTCGGGCTCCGCCGGGGTGGCGGGACAGCTCATGCCCGATATTTATCATACCCTGAAGGCGGTCTTTCCCCGGGTGATGCCCTATGTGGCCTTTGTCTCCAGCTTCATGGACCTCTACGGCTTCCATGTGGCCGGGGGGGAGACCTTCACCTGGCCCACGGAGGCAGAGGTGGCGGCCCGGCTGAAGGCGCGGGGGGTCACGGGCCTGCAGTGGTTCAGCCCGGAATACTCCGTGGCGGTGGGCCGGCTGCCGCTTTATCTCCAGAATCGCCTGGAAGAGCAGGGCCGGCTCCTCACCGATGAGCAGCCCTTTGGGCCCCGCCGCCCGGGAGAGCGGATTTTTTACTGA
- a CDS encoding flagellar hook protein FlgE yields the protein MSLSTAMYSGLSGLNSYGEAMTVVGDNIANLNTIGFKYSSIHFEDLMAQLVSTGSGPGQVGRGSRISDISTVWAQGSLETSADDVDVAITGTGFLIVRDPLGGSLFYTRDGNFSLDKDGYLINAHGYRVQGKLIDPVSKTPTGVDTDITISQNYAAPRASSAVEMVLNLDANAEIGAFYSTSLSLYDRLGNMRTLTTTFTKAADNTWTLSGTLDGVDITALITDQGGGGPSDMVFDQNGTMVSGGLYALDLSAYNIGSVNLDLRDTSGGSTTQYAASSVTNYASQDGYGPGFLQRISINNEGIITGHYSNGQIIPHYQLTLARFNAPGKLRREGSNLYTETQDSGVPLTGAPGNNGLGRINSNSLEQSNVDLGNEFVRMILYQRAFQANSRIITTTDSMMEEVLALKR from the coding sequence ATGTCACTGTCCACCGCCATGTACAGCGGCCTCAGCGGCCTCAACAGCTACGGCGAGGCCATGACTGTGGTGGGCGACAACATCGCCAACCTGAACACCATCGGCTTTAAGTACAGCAGCATCCATTTTGAGGACCTCATGGCCCAGCTGGTGTCCACCGGCTCGGGGCCGGGCCAGGTGGGGCGGGGCTCCCGCATCTCCGACATTTCCACCGTCTGGGCCCAGGGCTCTTTGGAGACCAGCGCCGATGACGTGGACGTGGCCATCACCGGCACCGGCTTTCTCATCGTGAGGGACCCCCTGGGCGGCAGCCTCTTTTATACCCGGGACGGCAATTTCTCCCTGGACAAGGACGGCTATCTCATCAACGCCCACGGCTACCGGGTGCAGGGCAAGCTCATCGATCCGGTGAGCAAGACCCCGACGGGAGTGGACACGGACATCACCATCAGCCAGAATTACGCCGCGCCCCGGGCCTCCTCGGCGGTGGAGATGGTCCTCAATCTGGATGCCAATGCGGAGATCGGCGCTTTTTATTCCACTTCCTTGAGCCTTTATGACCGGCTGGGCAACATGCGCACCCTCACCACCACCTTCACCAAGGCGGCAGACAACACCTGGACCTTGAGCGGCACCCTGGACGGGGTGGATATCACCGCCCTCATCACCGATCAGGGCGGCGGCGGGCCTTCGGACATGGTCTTTGACCAGAACGGCACCATGGTCTCCGGCGGTCTCTACGCCCTGGACTTGAGCGCCTACAACATCGGCAGCGTCAATCTGGACCTGCGGGATACCAGCGGCGGCAGCACCACCCAGTACGCCGCCAGCTCGGTGACCAACTACGCCTCCCAGGACGGTTACGGCCCCGGTTTCCTGCAGCGCATCTCCATCAATAACGAAGGCATTATCACCGGGCACTACTCCAACGGCCAGATCATCCCCCACTACCAGCTCACCCTGGCCCGCTTCAACGCCCCGGGCAAATTGCGCCGGGAAGGCAGCAACCTCTACACCGAGACCCAGGACTCCGGCGTGCCCCTCACCGGCGCGCCCGGCAACAATGGCCTGGGGCGCATCAACTCCAACTCCCTGGAACAGTCCAACGTGGACCTGGGGAACGAATTTGTGCGCATGATCCTGTACCAGCGGGCCTTCCAGGCCAACTCCCGCATCATCACCACCACCGACAGCATGATGGAGGAGGTCCTGGCCCTGAAACGTTAA
- a CDS encoding flagellar hook-length control protein FliK, whose product MMPGSAAAVLAALPSPRGARATTRSAPDLFQASFQGRLMQHLQKEGGAENAKGRGSTGSTPDVKEFPARVPVGRQAGGGRPLRLRPEALARQRGGEAVIPPELLPELSRHLTTAGVSAPQVRQFLSRPEVQEQGLSLAELREFLRGLAGMQGERAVPGTPEGVGDPKEAVLSELLELMAAAPGGGLKVPPERRPEAQLLLEAAGLTAEQAAKLLWHPEVAETGLTPEQVRSQWLKARNPGLAEAAAPGPGASETWRQWWERLRLPAEAWPELKTALKHLGIPPEQLARLEEGAPEGLPLAEIWRLLKDHQGQRAPLETPEELARELADRLDPSPQAAAQTWAGLLRQAGLPEEMVATLWGGVSPGSTEELKARLLKLAPEPAPPPAQEAPKPLYLPARLRLGSLPRQFEGEERPAQQGSGSPGFPEPQAPPALPAGQEGAYALVAQEYQSGAAPFLGSAGPSALTTPSLRQAVWSQIENAVLQHLQPGRTQVSLTLNPPELGRVELTLTLQGERLLVQALVTRPEVAQLAQTQVEHLVQALTRQGLILSQFQVQLPPASQPLVAAAAAGDRAGFRRPEEGPTGRETSRPRQTQGVDFFA is encoded by the coding sequence ATGATGCCCGGAAGTGCTGCCGCTGTCCTTGCCGCCCTCCCCTCCCCCCGGGGGGCCCGGGCCACCACCCGCTCGGCCCCCGATCTCTTCCAGGCCAGCTTTCAGGGACGGCTGATGCAGCACCTGCAAAAAGAGGGGGGAGCCGAAAATGCTAAGGGGAGAGGGAGCACGGGCAGCACACCGGACGTCAAGGAGTTCCCGGCGCGTGTGCCGGTTGGCCGCCAGGCGGGAGGGGGGCGCCCCCTGCGGCTCCGGCCTGAGGCTCTTGCCCGCCAGAGGGGCGGGGAGGCGGTCATCCCGCCGGAGCTGCTCCCCGAGCTGTCCCGGCACCTCACCACCGCCGGAGTGTCGGCGCCCCAGGTGCGGCAGTTCCTGTCCCGCCCTGAGGTGCAGGAGCAGGGGCTGAGCCTGGCCGAGTTGCGGGAATTTCTCCGGGGGCTGGCGGGAATGCAGGGGGAGAGGGCCGTTCCGGGCACCCCGGAGGGCGTCGGTGATCCGAAGGAGGCTGTCCTCTCAGAACTCCTGGAGCTGATGGCTGCGGCCCCCGGTGGCGGGCTGAAGGTCCCCCCCGAACGGCGGCCGGAGGCCCAGTTACTCCTGGAGGCCGCGGGGCTGACTGCGGAACAGGCCGCGAAGCTCCTGTGGCACCCCGAAGTGGCGGAGACCGGCCTCACCCCGGAGCAGGTGCGCTCCCAGTGGCTCAAGGCCCGCAATCCTGGGCTGGCAGAGGCGGCCGCCCCCGGACCCGGTGCCTCCGAGACCTGGCGGCAATGGTGGGAGCGGTTGCGCCTGCCGGCGGAGGCCTGGCCGGAGCTCAAGACGGCCCTTAAGCATCTGGGGATCCCCCCGGAGCAGCTGGCCCGCCTGGAGGAAGGCGCCCCCGAGGGCCTCCCCCTGGCTGAGATCTGGCGGCTGCTCAAGGACCACCAGGGGCAGCGGGCCCCCCTTGAGACCCCGGAAGAGCTGGCCCGGGAGCTGGCAGACCGGCTGGACCCCTCCCCCCAGGCGGCGGCTCAGACCTGGGCGGGGCTCTTGCGCCAGGCGGGGTTGCCCGAAGAGATGGTCGCCACCCTCTGGGGCGGCGTCAGTCCGGGCTCCACCGAGGAGCTCAAGGCCCGCCTTCTGAAACTGGCCCCGGAGCCGGCGCCGCCCCCGGCCCAGGAGGCCCCCAAGCCTTTGTATCTGCCGGCCCGACTACGGCTGGGGAGCCTGCCGCGGCAGTTCGAAGGGGAAGAACGGCCCGCCCAGCAGGGGTCCGGATCCCCTGGCTTCCCCGAGCCCCAGGCGCCCCCCGCCCTTCCGGCCGGCCAGGAGGGCGCGTACGCCCTGGTGGCCCAGGAATACCAGTCCGGGGCCGCCCCGTTCCTCGGCTCTGCAGGTCCCTCGGCACTGACGACTCCTTCTTTACGCCAGGCCGTCTGGTCCCAGATCGAAAACGCCGTCCTGCAGCACCTGCAGCCAGGGCGCACCCAGGTCAGCCTCACCCTCAACCCCCCGGAGCTGGGACGGGTGGAGCTGACTCTGACCCTGCAAGGCGAGCGCCTCCTGGTGCAGGCCCTGGTCACCCGGCCGGAGGTGGCACAGTTGGCCCAGACCCAGGTGGAACATCTGGTCCAGGCCCTCACCCGGCAGGGGCTTATCCTCAGCCAGTTTCAGGTGCAGCTGCCGCCAGCCTCCCAGCCGCTGGTGGCCGCCGCCGCTGCCGGCGACCGCGCCGGCTTCCGGCGACCGGAAGAAGGCCCCACAGGCCGCGAAACTTCCCGCCCGCGTCAGACGCAGGGGGTGGATTTCTTCGCCTGA